TCCAGGTTACGTTTCATTTCTTCGTACCACAGTGCCATTTTTAGACCGAAGGTAGTTGGCTCAGCATGCACACCATGTGTACGGCCCATCATCGGCGTATCTTTGTAAGCAATTGCTTTATCTTTAAGGATCTCAATAAAATTGATGATATCCTTCTCTAGAATCTCGTTCGCTTGACGTAGCAAGTAACCTAGCGCCGTATCTACCACGTCAGTAGAAGTAAGACCGTAGTGTACCCATTTGCGTTCTGCGCCAAGGCTCTCGGAAACCGCACGTGTAAAGGCGATTACGTCATGGCGTGTTTCTTGTTCTATTTCATCAATACGTGCAATGTCGAATTTTGCGTCCTTACGTAGTTTAGCTGCGTCTTCGTGCGGGATTACTCCCAGCTCAGCCCATGCTTCACAAGCGCAAATTTCAACTTCCAGCCACGCTTTGAATTTATTTTCCTCTGTCCAAATAGCTCGCATCTCAGGTCTGCTGTAACGTTCGATCATATTCTTTAGTTCCTCCAAAGTTTAGATTGCTCCACCCAGGACAAGCCGTCTCCGGTGTCCTTGCAGAGCAGATTGACATGGCCCATCTTGCGGCCGATCTTACTCTCAGTCTTGCCATATATATGAAGCTTAGGTACAACTCCCAGCTTATTATCTTTTTCGTCTCGTGTACAGGTCGCTTTAATGGCTCCGTCCAAATGCTGGCCTAGTACATTTACCATAACTACAGGTGTCAAAAGCGTTGTATCCCCCAGCGGCAGATTGCAGATCGCCCGGACATGCTGCTCAAACTGCGAAGTCGCGCAAGCGTCCATGGTGTAGTGTCCAGAGTTATGCGGCCTTGGAGCCAGCTCATTGACGAACAATTCTCCGTCCTCTGTGACGAACATTTCTACTGCCAGCAGTCCAACTGCATGAAGTCCAGCGATTAATGTCTCTGCCAGCTCACATGCTCGCTGCTGAATCTCCTCTGACACGCTTGCAGGCACAATGGATAGATGCAAAATATTATTCACATGAATATTCTCCGACGGCGGGAAGCTCTTAACCTCTCCAGATGCACTGCGAGCTGCAACGACGGATATTTCACACTTAAAAGCTACAAACTTCTCAAGCACCAGCTCCGGCACAACTGCTCCGGGTGCTACTTGTCGGAAGGCTTCCTCTAGCTCTTCCTCCTGCCGGATGACGGCTTGGCCCTTGCCGTCATAACCTCCTGTGGTTGTCTTTAGCACACAGGGAAGTCCAAGTTCAGCCGCCGCCACTTTCAGCTCCGCAAGGCTATCCACCTTCCGGTACGGGGCGACGGGTACGCCCGCCGCCTCGATGGCGGCTTTTTCGCGCAGCCGATGCTGCGTCGTATACAGCAGCGCGCTGCCCTGCGGCACGTACGATTCCTCCGTCAGCAGCGCGGCAACGCCCGCGTCGACGTTCTCAAACTCGTACGTGATGACGTCCGCGCGGCGGGCTAGCTCCCGCGCCGCGTCCCGGTCGTTATACGCCGCTGTAATCTGCGGCGTAACTTGACCGCTAGGCGCATCCGGCGCAGGGTCCAGCGCCACAAAGCGATACCCCATGGCGCTGCCAGCCAGCGCCATCATGCGCCCGAGCTGCCCGCCGCCGAGCACACCGACGGTCGCGCCGGGCAGTAGCGTCCGGACGGTGTCCGCGCCAGACGCCTCAACAGCGGCTGGCGAAGCTATGCCGCTAACATCCTGCAGCTCCTCCGGTCTCATAAGCTGTCGCTGCTTTCAAGGACTTCATCGCGGATCGCATCCCGCCGCAGCTGCGCGCGCTGCTGCACTTCTGGATCGAACGCTCCGATGATCTGTGCAGCCAGCAGGCCTGCATTAATGGCTCCTGCTTTACCAATCGCTACCGTTGCCACTGGAATGCCTCCTGGCATCTGTACGATGGAGAGAAGCGAATCAAGGCCATTTAACGCCTTCGACTGCACTGGTACTCCAATCACAGGTAGGATCGTCTTTGCTGCCACCATTCCCGGCAAATGCGCAGCTCCACCCGCTCCCGCAATAATGACGCGAATGCCGCGGCCCGCTGCTTCCTCCGCATAGCTGAACATCAAGTCCGGCGTCCGGTGCGCGGATACTACCTTCTTCTCGTAAGATAATCCCAGCTCTTCAAGCACCGCACAAGCGTGCTCCATCGTATCCCAATCCGATTTACTGCCCATGATGACAGCTACCTGCACAGACATGATTCGACCCCTTCCGACCACTAGTAATTTCCCCACAGAGTAGGGTTTTGCTTCGATGCGTACTCAGGTACTTTGCGGGGGCCCCGAGCCCCAAATACATATTTTCTAAAATAAAAAAAGTCCGAGTTCCAAACGCATATTGCTGCGGGAAGATCGGACTAGTAAAGGAATTAGGAAAAAGTAATCCGCATGCCTGCCTATCACTAGGCTGTCTTTAAGCGCGGAAAATGGCACAATGCATCACTCCGTTACCCGGAACGCATTGCCGCATTCTATCATCCTATTTCCTCGTAGTCCGGTAATTTACGGTTCCCGGGTAGAAACTTCCGGGCCTTATCCCCGGTTTTATACGAGTTGCTCATGACATCAGTTTAACAACCCCCTACATAGGATGTCAACTCAAACACGAACATTGATAAATTTCAAATACCAAACGTTCGCTTTTAGGCGAGTTTGAATTCTCAATAGCCACTTATTTGGCTGATAAAGACTTCTTTCCGTACAGATTCTCAAAGAAACAAGAAAAACGCCTAACGGCGTCCTTAGAGATAGAGTTACAAGCTGAGTACATCCGAGATTCCATACTCGTATCCATATGCACCTTCGTAGTGAGGTTACGCTTACGGACCATATTGCACTTACTCCCTAATAACAAGCCCATTCCCGGGTGATATTCGACGAATAACGGCGCTGGCTCTTTTACGTTACCGTCGGCACAATGTGTTCGATTTTTCGCATACATTTGGCTCTTTTACGTTACCGTCGGCACAATGTATTCGGTTTTTCGCATACATTTGGCTCGATTACGTTCCGGCGGCACATTGTATTCGGTTTTTCGCATACATTCGGTTCTTTTACGTTCCGTCGGCACAATGTGTTCGATTTTTCGCATACATTCGGCTCGTTTACGTTCCGTCGGCACAATGTGTTCGATTTTTCGCATACATTCGGCTCTTTTATGTTACCGTCGGCACAATGTGTTCGGTTTTCCGCATACATCGGCTCGTTTACGTTACCGTTGGCACATTGTATTCGGTTTTTCGCATACATTTGGCTCGTATACGATACTGGTGGCACATTGTATTCGGTTTTTCGCATACATTTGGCTCGTTTACGTTACCGGAGGCACATTGTATTCGGTTTTTCGCATACATTTGTCCGTAAGCTCGACTGAAACATACATTTCGGAGGATATAAGGTCCACTCGGTCCGTTATACATCCCAAAGAGGCTTGTGCTTAATTAAAAACAGGGCTCCCCATGGCCATCAGTTGAATATAGGCTCATCCCTTGAATTCGGTTCACATTTCTCCGCAGTCTCGAAATTTAAATTCTATTATAGTAAAAAAAGGGACGCAATCAGCGTCCCTTTTAACTTTATATTATTTTACAACCAATACTGGGATACGAGCACTTTGTACTACATTATGGCTTACGCTACCCAGAACAAATTCACGTATTCCGCCAAGTCCGCGGCTTCCAATTACAATAACATCCACCGCATGTTCCTTAGCATATTTCAAAATCACTTCAGCAGGCGATCCTTGTAAAAGCTCAACCTCAGCGTTCAAGCCTTCAGCTTCAAGGCGCCCCTTCACTTCTTCAGTAGTTTGCAATGCCAAATCATAATATTCTTTATTTAGTGAAGCTGGTAGTGGTGCAAGAGCTTCTCCGATATAAAATCTTGGGAATTCAAATGCGTGTACGACATGCAGGATAGATCCTGGAGTAACTTTTGCAAGTTCAATTGCACGTTCCAAAGCCTGATTGGATGCCTTAGATCCATCAAAGGCGAGTAAAATTTTAGAGAATAACATGTAAAGCCACCTCTTTTTTTCTAGTTTATAATCATAAAGACTATCACCTTAAAAAATAGCTGTACAAAAAGATATTCAACAGAAGCAGCAGCGGAATTCCGATCCTGAAGGACGTATGTCGCGTCTTGTGGCGCTTACGGTACATGGCAATCAGTACTCCTAGTGCCCCGCCCATAGCCGCTAGCAGAAAAAGTGTCTTCTCAGGTACACGTTCCCGCCTTTTACGGGCTTTGTTCTTATCTTCGGACATGACTACATACCCGATAATATTAATTACCACAAACCACAACATTATAACCTTGACCATTCTACCGGGCTCCTCCACCTTGCTTTCTATCAATATATCTATCTCTATTATATTCCTCTTTTCAAAAAATGCCAATCGCCCATACAGCTCCGATAACTTCACTACTTCCCTCTTATGTTTCATTGATTCTTCGTATCCTTCATCCATACCCAGGACAACACTGCAGCTAGCACCGCCGCAATCCCGCCCAGCCAGAAGCCTCCAGTCAAACCATACACAGCGCTCATCCAACCTGCCACGAACGGTCCCGCCGACATACCTACCGCATAGACAGCCTGATAAAAGCCCATAGCTGTTGCGCGTTTATAAGGATCTATTTCTGACACCGACTTCCCTAGCAGCAATGGAAAAATAAGTCCCTGCATAAAGCCGTTTCCTACCTGAGTCAGACAGAGCGCCGTTAGCGTCGGCATTGCAGGAATAAGTAATGTAAACAGTGCACTACCTAAAAAGCCAAGAAGAAGCGTTCCCCTGTCTCCCAGCAGCTTGCCGAATGTCCTCGAGCCGTAGAGAGTCGCTACAGCATGCGGAACCATAAAAGCGAGCGTCAGCCAGCCCAGGCTTTCTTTGCTTGCTCCGATGTTAAGGGCTTGGTTCGGAGTATATCCAAACATCGTTATGAATAGTACACAATGTGCCAACACAGACAGCACTGAAACTCTTACCAAAAGCGGCTCCTTCATAACGCCGGCCAGATCCTTGATCTGTATCGCGCTTTGACGTTTCTCCTGTTTTTGTTCAGGCAATCGCAAAGCAAGCAATAACGCCGCAATAGCTACAATTCCGCCAATTAGGAACGGGGCGTTCCAACCCCAATGCTCCACCATATAACCGCTGATCATCATGCTCGTCAATTGGGCAATAACTGTAGTGAATTGCAGCATGCCCATTGCTTTTCCAGCTTCCTCTTTCGGGAAATATCCCGCGAACATTACGGTGTACACAACCCATGCCGAAGCCGCTATACCGGATACCGCACGTGCTGCTAATGCCCACCCAGGTTGTACTCCCCACATAAAAAGAAAGCAGCTGGCTCCGCTCGCAATCAGTCCCAGATAGATAAACGGCCTCCGCCGATTCAAATAATCCGAACCGATCCCAATCGGCAAACGGAATAGAATCTGCATTAACCCATATACGCCAAGCACCATACCTACCATAAAATACGATGCCCCCAGATGCTCTACATATGGTGAAAGCACCGGAACATAAATATAAGAAGAGAACCAGAACATAAATACAATAACGAGAAAGAAAAACTTACTGCCTCCCTGCCCCTGTGTTCTATTTACCGCTTTCAACTGATCCGCTTGCTGTTCAGCTGCCACCCTAATCACCTGCTCTATGTATTTGCTTAACATTCTAATTCAAAGCCTAACCGTAGACCACAAAAACTTACTCAGTCAGAAAAAAGGCTACTGAGCATACTCAGCAGCCTTTTTTTTACAATACTCTACTTATCCTTTTTCTGACCCTCAAGCGCAGCCTTCAGTAGCTCCCCAAGGTTAGAACCAATGCTTTCTTGCTTACTGTATTGCTGCACCAGTTTTTGCTGTTCACGTTTATTTACATGCTTGTGGTCTTTATCCAAGGTTTCCGTGATTCCACAGCCTAGACATTGTACGAACATGCCTGCTTTACCCTCTTTAAGCTCCATTTTCTTATGGCACTGCGGGCAGCGACGATTCGATAGTCTTTTCTCTCCGGCACGGGTATAGCCGCAGTTATCTGCAGGACACACAAGCAGCTTGCCCCGTTTGCTCTTTTTCTCAAGTAGTCTTGTACCGCATTCCGGACAATTACTGTTAGAAACATTATGCGGTTTGTATTCTGCTCCACTAGTTTTGACACCTGTCACCAGTTCCTGTGCCATACTACGGATGCCTTGTAAAAAGAGCTCCGGCTTACCTTGACCACGCGCTATTTTCTCCAGCTCAGCTTCCCAGCGCGCGGTTAGATCCGGTGTCCGTAGCTGAGTAGATACCAACTCGATGAGCTGCTTGCCTTTTCCAGTCGGGTGCAGTAGATTTCCCTGCCGCTCAATCGTATCGGAGCTCACCAGCTTCTCGATAATATCCGCACGCGTTGCCGGGGTCCCCAGTCCATGCTTCTCCATTTGCGTCAAAAGCGAAGCCTCATTATAACGCTTCGGTGGCTGTGTTCGTCCAGCACGCACCATACAGCGGCTAATAGTTACAGCTGCTCCTTCACGTAACTCGGGCAGCTTAACACTCCCTGCCGCAGGCTCATCCGAATTATCCTCTTCATCATCACTACTCATATCTCCGCCGTACACTTCACGCCAGCCTGCATCTTTTACCGTGGTTCCTTTTACATGGAAGCTCTCACCCTCCACGTTGACCATCACGGCTACCGCATCATAACGAGCTGGTGGGTAGAACAAGCTTATAAAACGCCGCACAATTAGATCATAGAGCTTACGTTCCTCAGCACTCAGCCCATTTAGCAGTACCGTCTGCTCAGTTGGAATAATGGCATGGTGATCACTTACTTTACTATCATCCACAATACGCTTCGTAATCGGCAGCTGTTTGCGCAGCAGTGGACGTGCCAACGCTGCATATGGACCGACCGCTACACTATCCAGTCTTTCCTTGAGTGTTCCAGTCATATCTGAAGTTAAGTAACGGCTGTCCGTACGCGGATAAGTGACGAGCTTATGCTGCTCATACAGCCGCTGAAGCACACTGGAGGTCTGCTTCGCAGAGAAGCCAAACTTCCGGTTCGCATCACGCTGAAGTTCCGTCAGATCATAAGCGAGTGGATGAGGTTCACTCTTTTCACTCTTTTGCACCTTAACAATGCGTCCGCTACGTCCAGTAAGCTTATCCTTTAGACTTGCCGTCTTATCTTTTTCGAATATCCGTCCATCTCCGTTACTAGCCCGCCAAGCTGCTTGGAAATCTCCGAAATCTGCAGTCAACGTCTCAAAATCAACAGAACGGAAACCCGTGATCTCCTGTTCGCGATCCATGATCATCCCTAGTGACGGCGTTTGAACCCGTCCAGCTGAGAGGGGCGAACCGAACTTACAGGTCAAAGCTCTCGTGACGTTCAGTCCAATCATCCAGTCTGCCTCTGCGCGGCAACGTGCAGATTCATACAAACGATCAAATTCGCGGCCTGGGCGAAGCTTTGCAAATCCTTCTTTTATCGCTTTATCCGTCTGAGAGGATATCCATAACCGCCGGAACGGTTTTTTCCATCCTGCCATATTCATAATCCACCGTGCCAGTAGCTCCCCTTCACGGGCAGCATCTGTAGCAACAATAAGCTCCTCAATGTCCTGACGCTTCATTAGATGCTGCACAGCTTTGTATTGCTGGCTTGTCTCCCGAAGCACCTTCAGCTTGCTCTTTTCCGGTAAAATCGGCAAATCCTCCAAGGCCCAAGTTGCAAACTTTTTATTATAATCCTCGGGCTCTGCCAGGCCGACCAAATGTCCCAGCGCCCAGGTAACCACATATTTTGGACCTTCAATATAACTCTTCTGTTTATTATTACATCCCATAACTCGTGCAATCTCACGTGCAACAGACGGCTTCTCCGCCAATACTAGTGTCTTCATAATGCTCCCCTTTCCACATCAAATTTCATTATAGCACTAAATGAATGTTAGCAAATATCGTCAGGCTTTACTCCTGAGCTCAACAGATCTTCAATAATGTATGACTGATAGATATTCTTTAATATTCCGAAACACTAGACTATATTAACCATTCGGGGTTTCGTCCCTTGGAGCGAATAATGAAGAATCATTTAAGCTAGATTTATATCCAACTAGAGCCGATGTAACGAGTATTTTATTATCAGTACTCAACATAAATAAACCCTCACAGCCTTTTGAGGTGCGAGGATTTATTTAGATAATAATTTATTCAAGTACAATTTTCGGAGATAAAAAATCCGCTCTTTTATACTGAAGCCCAAGCTTTAGTATAATATTCTTTATAGGTGCATATGCGGTACCCTCATACATGATAACCTGCTCATCACTTAAATCCACTGTGGCTGTTTTCCCATTTAGCGATAATTTTATTTTTCCTGATTCGAACTTTATAGCTGCACCCAGACCATAAGCCAAATCCTTTACAGAACAATAAACCAGACCATTAGCCCCTTCAAATGAAGGCTGTTTAGTATATCTGATCTGCTTATCTTTATAAATAATCTCCAGTGGTCTCGCGAAGGAGAAATACCTCACTGAATCACCCTTATTGATCACATAATCACCTGTTCTATTCCATCCCCCTGGTAAATCTTTGGTGATTATTCCTGTCAAAATATCTATATTAACGGTTCTTATATAAAACTTTCCGCTTGAGCTAAAGGGTTCATACTCGAGAATTGTATTAGTGTGCCATTTCACTGTCTCAGGCCAGAGTTCGCGATATGGTAATTTTATTATACGAACTTGCTTGTTGTTCTTTATATCATAAATTCTTAACTGCTCATCCTTATATTTACGCGTGTCTTTATCATAAGAGGCTTCAAAACTCACTAAATATTTATTATCTGGCGAAACCGAAGTTTCCCTCACAAAAGAATGTCTGTCTGAAATTTTTTCTATTTTACCTGTCGTATCAGTACGTATTAAGTAATCCCAGCCGTTAATTCTCCTTAACCCAAAAATATTATTGGCTATACGCATTTTCCATTGATATTCGTCCCACTGAAGCTTCATTTCTTTAATTTCGTTAATTTTATGCCCTTTTGCAATTTCATAGTTCTTTCCATTTTTTTTAAAAATAAGTGCGGTTTTATCAATAGTGCTATCTCCTTTTGATTCATAACACCGCCCCATCCTACACTGCTCTTCATTCTTAGGATAGAGGTATTCAGACTCTGTATTTGTTATGTATTGATTACTTGAAAGAGTAATTAATTGTGTTACTTTTGTATCATTATCTGTAAATGTATACAGATCGTTATCCAAATATAAACCTCCAATTGTTTGTCCAGAGTATTTATAATCAATGTGATTCTCCCGGATTTTTTGATTATCTGCTGATATAAAGTAGGTGTAAAAAGGTGGAATCAGGTTTTTTTTCTGTGTTGCCGTTTTTAATAACTTAAGCTCCTTTGTTTTATAATTAAAAGAATAGAGCTTCTCTTCACTCGTCTCTTTTTGTCTATATTCCGAATCCTCCCATGTTGTTACTGTATAAAGACTACTCTTATAAACCACGTATCCATATAATTCTCCATTAATTTTAGTTGTATAGTACGATCCATTATGTTGAAAGTTCTCTCCTT
This window of the Paenibacillus sp. FSL R10-2734 genome carries:
- the purK gene encoding 5-(carboxyamino)imidazole ribonucleotide synthase, with the protein product MASPAAVEASGADTVRTLLPGATVGVLGGGQLGRMMALAGSAMGYRFVALDPAPDAPSGQVTPQITAAYNDRDAARELARRADVITYEFENVDAGVAALLTEESYVPQGSALLYTTQHRLREKAAIEAAGVPVAPYRKVDSLAELKVAAAELGLPCVLKTTTGGYDGKGQAVIRQEEELEEAFRQVAPGAVVPELVLEKFVAFKCEISVVAARSASGEVKSFPPSENIHVNNILHLSIVPASVSEEIQQRACELAETLIAGLHAVGLLAVEMFVTEDGELFVNELAPRPHNSGHYTMDACATSQFEQHVRAICNLPLGDTTLLTPVVMVNVLGQHLDGAIKATCTRDEKDNKLGVVPKLHIYGKTESKIGRKMGHVNLLCKDTGDGLSWVEQSKLWRN
- the purE gene encoding 5-(carboxyamino)imidazole ribonucleotide mutase, translated to MSVQVAVIMGSKSDWDTMEHACAVLEELGLSYEKKVVSAHRTPDLMFSYAEEAAGRGIRVIIAGAGGAAHLPGMVAAKTILPVIGVPVQSKALNGLDSLLSIVQMPGGIPVATVAIGKAGAINAGLLAAQIIGAFDPEVQQRAQLRRDAIRDEVLESSDSL
- a CDS encoding universal stress protein; the protein is MLFSKILLAFDGSKASNQALERAIELAKVTPGSILHVVHAFEFPRFYIGEALAPLPASLNKEYYDLALQTTEEVKGRLEAEGLNAEVELLQGSPAEVILKYAKEHAVDVIVIGSRGLGGIREFVLGSVSHNVVQSARIPVLVVK
- a CDS encoding DUF1294 domain-containing protein, whose amino-acid sequence is MVKVIMLWFVVINIIGYVVMSEDKNKARKRRERVPEKTLFLLAAMGGALGVLIAMYRKRHKTRHTSFRIGIPLLLLLNIFLYSYFLR
- a CDS encoding MFS transporter yields the protein MAAEQQADQLKAVNRTQGQGGSKFFFLVIVFMFWFSSYIYVPVLSPYVEHLGASYFMVGMVLGVYGLMQILFRLPIGIGSDYLNRRRPFIYLGLIASGASCFLFMWGVQPGWALAARAVSGIAASAWVVYTVMFAGYFPKEEAGKAMGMLQFTTVIAQLTSMMISGYMVEHWGWNAPFLIGGIVAIAALLLALRLPEQKQEKRQSAIQIKDLAGVMKEPLLVRVSVLSVLAHCVLFITMFGYTPNQALNIGASKESLGWLTLAFMVPHAVATLYGSRTFGKLLGDRGTLLLGFLGSALFTLLIPAMPTLTALCLTQVGNGFMQGLIFPLLLGKSVSEIDPYKRATAMGFYQAVYAVGMSAGPFVAGWMSAVYGLTGGFWLGGIAAVLAAVLSWVWMKDTKNQ
- a CDS encoding DNA topoisomerase 3, which encodes MKTLVLAEKPSVAREIARVMGCNNKQKSYIEGPKYVVTWALGHLVGLAEPEDYNKKFATWALEDLPILPEKSKLKVLRETSQQYKAVQHLMKRQDIEELIVATDAAREGELLARWIMNMAGWKKPFRRLWISSQTDKAIKEGFAKLRPGREFDRLYESARCRAEADWMIGLNVTRALTCKFGSPLSAGRVQTPSLGMIMDREQEITGFRSVDFETLTADFGDFQAAWRASNGDGRIFEKDKTASLKDKLTGRSGRIVKVQKSEKSEPHPLAYDLTELQRDANRKFGFSAKQTSSVLQRLYEQHKLVTYPRTDSRYLTSDMTGTLKERLDSVAVGPYAALARPLLRKQLPITKRIVDDSKVSDHHAIIPTEQTVLLNGLSAEERKLYDLIVRRFISLFYPPARYDAVAVMVNVEGESFHVKGTTVKDAGWREVYGGDMSSDDEEDNSDEPAAGSVKLPELREGAAVTISRCMVRAGRTQPPKRYNEASLLTQMEKHGLGTPATRADIIEKLVSSDTIERQGNLLHPTGKGKQLIELVSTQLRTPDLTARWEAELEKIARGQGKPELFLQGIRSMAQELVTGVKTSGAEYKPHNVSNSNCPECGTRLLEKKSKRGKLLVCPADNCGYTRAGEKRLSNRRCPQCHKKMELKEGKAGMFVQCLGCGITETLDKDHKHVNKREQQKLVQQYSKQESIGSNLGELLKAALEGQKKDK